Proteins from a single region of Sinorhizobium alkalisoli:
- a CDS encoding putative bifunctional diguanylate cyclase/phosphodiesterase, which translates to MMHSVEHRFVAIVCSAMLIFVVPLLMLFLSMSGDRVARERLHNIELLMEASGEALGKPIWDFDQDGIERIARSLMNARDIRAVVIRDTAGKVLTRLPGAQPDAPAAYTLSTSISYDAVNGTRTVGTLETLVPASGMLSRFSKDEWAVLGILLVAVAIVFTAALIGNRLTVVRPLMRLTAAIEATRRLGSRHRVDWTSHDEMGALAANFNAMQDRLAREETELKTAHARATETYNQTPAMLFSLDAEGRLTAVSDYWLLATGYSRDAVIGRTFTDFIDAHWREAYRLRLRAGTADSPANSEVTLPFRKADGEFMTVLILETETKGGETSLSVMTDVTALKQAESRNHLQAITDHLTGLLNRQGFESALDAAFLSADQCGMQLACLFIDLDRFKWINDNFGHAAGDAVLRLTVERIGTALGPDDVLARLGGDEFAILVQSTDVIALAGEIGERISAALRAPMPIAGNDLSVSASIGISAYPLHAESAADLLLKADMAMYARKRDGKNGLRIFDAGMLDAARERHEIEQFIEAGLKEDWFEAWLQPIVSLHDGQIVGFEALMRLDHPQKGLLPPAKIINIAEETGTISRIGDRVLEKAIRHLATISSLDGTQETYLAVNFSPLQFELTLPHKLAALLLKHHISPHRIVVEITEAVLMLDNPEVHAVLKQLQEFGCRIALDDFGTGYSSLSYLNRFPVDIVKVDQSFTRSLSSSSADVRRKSRMLIKGIRTISHQMGCTVVAEGIETKEQWQLLRKLGVDYGQGYLFSRPMPISGMLTMLENESEAKTSSTG; encoded by the coding sequence ATGATGCACTCGGTGGAACACCGTTTTGTCGCAATCGTCTGCAGCGCGATGCTCATTTTCGTTGTACCCCTGTTGATGCTCTTCCTGAGCATGTCCGGCGACCGCGTCGCACGGGAGCGCCTGCACAACATCGAATTGCTGATGGAGGCCAGCGGCGAGGCGCTCGGCAAGCCTATCTGGGACTTCGATCAGGACGGCATCGAGCGGATTGCGCGATCGCTGATGAACGCGCGCGACATCCGCGCCGTCGTTATTCGCGATACCGCGGGCAAGGTCCTCACGCGGCTGCCCGGGGCGCAGCCCGATGCGCCCGCCGCCTATACTCTGAGCACCTCGATCAGCTACGACGCTGTGAACGGCACCCGAACCGTCGGCACGCTTGAAACCCTCGTTCCCGCATCCGGCATGCTGTCCCGGTTCAGCAAGGACGAATGGGCGGTTCTCGGCATCCTGCTCGTCGCCGTAGCCATCGTCTTCACGGCAGCTTTGATCGGCAACCGCCTGACCGTGGTCCGGCCGCTGATGCGGCTGACGGCGGCGATCGAGGCGACGCGGCGCCTCGGCTCGCGCCATCGGGTCGACTGGACGTCGCACGACGAAATGGGCGCGCTCGCCGCGAATTTCAACGCGATGCAGGACCGGCTCGCGCGCGAGGAAACGGAGCTGAAGACCGCGCATGCCCGGGCGACGGAGACCTATAATCAGACGCCAGCAATGCTCTTCTCGCTCGACGCAGAAGGACGCTTGACGGCGGTCAGCGACTACTGGCTTCTGGCAACCGGCTACAGCCGTGATGCCGTGATCGGTCGGACTTTTACTGACTTCATCGACGCGCATTGGCGGGAAGCCTACCGTCTGCGTTTGCGGGCCGGCACAGCGGACAGTCCCGCCAACAGCGAGGTCACGCTGCCCTTCCGCAAGGCGGACGGCGAGTTCATGACCGTTCTGATCCTGGAGACAGAAACGAAGGGCGGCGAGACTTCGCTCTCGGTAATGACCGACGTGACGGCACTGAAACAGGCTGAAAGCCGCAACCACTTGCAGGCGATCACCGACCACCTGACGGGCCTCCTCAACCGCCAGGGCTTTGAGAGCGCGCTGGATGCCGCGTTTCTGAGCGCGGATCAATGCGGCATGCAACTCGCCTGCCTCTTCATCGACCTCGATCGCTTCAAATGGATCAACGACAATTTCGGCCACGCCGCCGGCGATGCGGTGCTGCGCCTCACGGTGGAGCGGATCGGCACGGCGCTCGGTCCGGACGACGTGCTGGCGAGGCTCGGCGGCGACGAATTCGCCATTCTCGTACAGTCGACGGACGTCATCGCGCTTGCCGGGGAGATCGGCGAGCGGATCTCAGCCGCGCTGCGTGCGCCCATGCCGATCGCCGGCAACGACCTGTCCGTCAGTGCCAGCATCGGCATTTCGGCCTATCCGCTCCATGCAGAAAGCGCCGCCGACCTGCTGCTGAAGGCCGACATGGCAATGTATGCACGCAAGCGCGACGGCAAAAACGGGCTGAGGATCTTCGATGCCGGCATGCTCGACGCCGCACGCGAGCGCCACGAGATCGAGCAATTCATCGAGGCGGGCCTCAAGGAAGACTGGTTCGAGGCCTGGCTGCAGCCGATCGTCAGCCTCCACGACGGCCAGATCGTCGGCTTCGAGGCGCTGATGCGGCTCGACCACCCGCAAAAGGGCCTGCTGCCGCCGGCCAAGATCATCAACATTGCCGAAGAAACGGGCACCATCAGCCGCATCGGTGATCGCGTGCTGGAAAAGGCGATCCGCCATCTGGCGACGATTTCCAGTCTCGATGGAACCCAGGAAACCTACCTTGCCGTCAACTTCTCGCCGCTGCAGTTCGAACTCACTTTGCCTCATAAGCTCGCGGCACTTCTGCTCAAGCATCACATTTCGCCGCACCGCATCGTCGTCGAGATCACCGAAGCGGTGCTGATGCTCGACAATCCCGAAGTCCACGCAGTCCTGAAGCAGCTCCAGGAATTCGGTTGCCGTATCGCGCTCGACGACTTCGGCACCGGCTATTCCTCGCTCAGCTACCTCAACCGCTTCCCCGTCGACATCGTGAAGGTCGACCAGTCCTTCACGCGATCGCTCAGTTCCAGTTCCGCGGACGTCAGGCGCAAGAGCCGCATGCTCATCAAAGGCATTCGCACCATCTCACATCAGATGGGATGCACGGTCGTGGCCGAGGGCATCGAAACAAAGGAGCAGTGGCAACTCTTGCGCAAGCTCGGTGTGGATTATGGCCAAGGCTATCTCTTCAGCCGGCCCATGCCGATTAGCGGCATGCTGACGATGCTGGAGAACGAATCCGAGGCGAAGACGAGCTCAACCGGCTAG
- a CDS encoding substrate-binding periplasmic protein: protein MKKLILAILLNLAATAHAETIHFLTEEYRPYNYLSDNGPGGASVDQVALIMKALDLPYDIEVLPWARAFALAERQPFHCVFTTGHDAERDRIFKWIEPLLVDHMVMVRRKDATAAPKSLEEAKHFVIGTQRGDFSAGYLKEHGFQRIDFAATLDSTLKKLLAGRVDLMMTSEKTFETMRAGGTPVEAALRLDGKQYGIACHKDMPEEIVSRMQVELHRLIANGTQDRIFEAYGLRPNGIRQATK from the coding sequence GTGAAGAAACTGATCCTGGCAATCCTGCTCAACCTGGCCGCCACAGCCCACGCCGAAACGATCCATTTCCTCACCGAAGAGTACCGACCTTATAACTACCTGAGCGATAACGGTCCGGGCGGCGCCTCCGTCGACCAGGTCGCCCTGATCATGAAGGCCTTGGATCTTCCATACGACATCGAGGTCCTGCCTTGGGCGCGAGCCTTTGCGCTTGCCGAGAGGCAGCCTTTCCACTGCGTCTTCACGACCGGTCACGACGCCGAGCGGGACAGGATTTTCAAATGGATCGAACCGCTTCTGGTCGACCACATGGTCATGGTCCGCCGCAAGGACGCCACCGCGGCGCCGAAATCACTGGAGGAGGCAAAGCATTTCGTCATCGGCACGCAACGCGGGGACTTCTCCGCCGGCTATCTGAAGGAGCACGGATTTCAGCGGATCGATTTTGCCGCCACACTCGATTCCACGCTCAAGAAACTCCTCGCCGGCCGCGTCGATCTGATGATGACCTCGGAAAAGACCTTCGAGACGATGCGGGCCGGCGGCACGCCGGTCGAAGCGGCGCTTAGGTTGGACGGCAAGCAATACGGCATTGCCTGTCACAAGGACATGCCGGAGGAGATCGTCTCGCGCATGCAGGTCGAACTGCACCGGCTGATCGCCAACGGCACGCAGGACCGGATCTTCGAAGCTTACGGCCTGCGCCCGAACGGCATCCGGCAGGCGACGAAATAG
- the pth gene encoding aminoacyl-tRNA hydrolase produces the protein MLIIAGLGNPGPKYAGNRHNVGFMAVDAIQGRQGFSSWSKKFKAEIAEGEVAGERVLLMKPQTFMNLSGEAVGEAMRFYKLAPKDIVVIYDELDLPAGKARIKTGGGHGGHNGIKSIDAHCGKEYRRLRLGIGHPGVKDLVHAHVLGDFAKPDQAWLSTLLDAIADNADMLVRGEDSQLLNKIALALGGKPETEKPETTKKQTARSHIHQARNAAQPKKLPATGPMAEILKKMFGAKED, from the coding sequence ATGCTGATTATAGCGGGACTTGGCAATCCGGGCCCCAAATATGCGGGCAACCGTCACAATGTCGGCTTCATGGCGGTCGACGCCATCCAGGGGCGGCAGGGCTTTTCCTCCTGGTCGAAGAAGTTCAAGGCGGAGATCGCCGAAGGCGAGGTCGCAGGCGAACGCGTGCTGCTGATGAAACCGCAGACATTCATGAATCTTTCCGGCGAGGCCGTGGGCGAGGCCATGCGGTTCTACAAGCTCGCGCCGAAGGACATCGTCGTGATTTACGACGAGCTCGATCTGCCGGCCGGCAAGGCGCGTATCAAGACGGGCGGCGGGCATGGCGGACACAACGGCATCAAGTCGATCGACGCTCATTGCGGGAAGGAATATCGCCGACTTCGCCTCGGCATAGGCCATCCGGGCGTGAAGGATCTCGTGCACGCGCATGTGCTCGGCGATTTCGCCAAGCCCGATCAGGCCTGGCTTTCGACCCTCCTCGACGCGATCGCCGACAACGCCGACATGCTGGTGAGGGGCGAGGACTCGCAGCTTCTGAACAAGATCGCGCTTGCGCTGGGCGGAAAGCCGGAGACGGAAAAGCCCGAGACCACGAAGAAGCAGACGGCTCGCTCCCATATCCACCAGGCGCGCAATGCGGCCCAACCGAAGAAGCTCCCGGCAACCGGCCCGATGGCCGAGATTTTGAAGAAGATGTTCGGCGCCAAGGAGGATTGA
- the clpS gene encoding ATP-dependent Clp protease adapter ClpS: MSDKDVVVRRKTRTKPKLERPRLYKVILVNDDYTPREFVVMVLKAVFRMSEETGYRVMMTAHKLGTSVVVICARDIAETKAKEATDLGKEAGFPLLFTSEPEE, encoded by the coding sequence ATGAGTGACAAGGATGTTGTCGTAAGACGCAAAACCAGGACGAAGCCGAAGCTCGAGCGGCCGAGGCTCTACAAGGTCATACTCGTCAATGACGACTACACGCCGCGCGAATTCGTCGTGATGGTGCTGAAGGCGGTTTTCCGCATGAGCGAGGAGACCGGCTACCGGGTGATGATGACCGCGCACAAGCTCGGTACCTCCGTGGTCGTGATCTGTGCCCGGGACATCGCCGAAACGAAGGCGAAGGAGGCGACCGACCTCGGCAAGGAGGCGGGTTTCCCGCTCCTGTTCACCAGCGAGCCGGAGGAGTGA
- the ychF gene encoding redox-regulated ATPase YchF: MGFKCGIVGLPNVGKSTLFNALTKTAAAQAANYPFCTIEPNTGEVAVPDPRMRRLADIAKSKEIIPTRISFVDIAGLVRGASKGEGLGNQFLANIREVDAIVHVLRCFEDDDITHVEGRIHPVEDAETIETELMLADLESLERRTEQTRKRATGKDKESMAQLPIMEASLKLLQEGKPVRTLSAKLAADELRILQGLNLLTSHPVLYVCNVAESDAATGNEHTRAVEAMAKAQGAETVVISAAIESEVAQLPEEEAREFLSALGLEEAGLDRLIRAGYRLLDLITYFTVGPKETRAWTIPRGTKAPQAAGVIHSDFERGFIRANTIAYDDFIAFGGETGAKEAGKARDEGKEYVVQDGDVIHFRFNT, from the coding sequence ATGGGCTTCAAATGCGGTATCGTCGGGCTGCCGAATGTCGGCAAGTCGACACTCTTCAATGCGCTCACCAAGACGGCGGCGGCACAGGCGGCGAATTACCCGTTCTGCACGATCGAGCCGAACACCGGCGAAGTGGCCGTGCCGGACCCGCGCATGCGCAGGCTTGCCGATATCGCCAAGTCGAAGGAGATCATCCCAACCCGCATCTCCTTCGTCGACATCGCCGGCCTCGTGCGCGGCGCCTCCAAGGGTGAGGGTCTCGGCAACCAGTTTCTCGCCAATATCCGCGAAGTCGATGCGATCGTGCATGTGCTGCGCTGCTTCGAGGACGATGACATCACCCATGTCGAGGGCCGCATCCATCCGGTCGAGGACGCCGAGACCATCGAGACCGAGCTGATGCTCGCCGATCTCGAGAGCCTCGAGCGGCGCACCGAACAGACGCGCAAGCGGGCGACCGGCAAGGACAAGGAGTCGATGGCGCAGCTTCCGATCATGGAGGCCTCGCTGAAGCTGCTGCAGGAAGGCAAGCCGGTGCGGACGCTGTCGGCGAAGCTTGCCGCCGACGAACTGCGCATCCTGCAGGGCCTGAACCTTCTCACATCCCATCCGGTCCTCTATGTCTGCAATGTCGCCGAAAGCGACGCCGCCACGGGCAACGAGCACACCCGCGCCGTCGAAGCAATGGCCAAGGCTCAGGGAGCCGAAACGGTCGTCATCTCGGCTGCGATTGAATCCGAGGTGGCGCAATTGCCCGAGGAGGAAGCCAGGGAATTTCTCTCCGCCCTCGGTCTCGAAGAGGCCGGCCTGGACCGGCTGATCCGTGCTGGCTACAGGCTGCTCGATCTCATCACCTATTTCACTGTCGGCCCGAAGGAAACGCGCGCCTGGACGATTCCGCGCGGCACCAAGGCGCCGCAGGCGGCCGGCGTCATCCACTCGGATTTCGAGCGCGGCTTCATCCGCGCCAACACGATCGCCTATGACGATTTCATCGCATTCGGCGGCGAAACCGGTGCCAAGGAGGCGGGCAAGGCGCGCGACGAAGGCAAGGAATACGTCGTCCAGGACGGCGACGTCATTCACTTCCGCTTCAACACCTGA
- a CDS encoding MaoC family dehydratase: MLYFEDFTLGRRFGYRPKAVRPADIVAFASDFDPQPMHLDEEAGRRSILGGLSASGWHTSAIGMRMMIDAFLGRSASQGSPGIDFMDWKKPVLAGDVLSGFSLVMESRPSTSRPGIGFVKFRNELTNQSGETVAVSEGSIMFRRRDRGMRP; encoded by the coding sequence ATGCTCTATTTCGAGGATTTCACGCTGGGGCGGCGCTTCGGCTACCGGCCGAAGGCCGTCCGGCCTGCCGACATCGTCGCCTTTGCCAGCGACTTCGATCCTCAGCCGATGCATCTCGACGAGGAGGCCGGCCGACGCAGCATTCTCGGCGGCCTATCCGCTTCCGGCTGGCACACGAGTGCCATCGGCATGCGCATGATGATCGATGCCTTTCTCGGGCGTTCCGCCTCGCAAGGCTCACCCGGCATCGATTTCATGGACTGGAAAAAGCCGGTTTTGGCCGGCGACGTGCTCTCGGGCTTCAGCCTGGTCATGGAATCGCGCCCATCGACGTCTCGGCCCGGCATCGGGTTCGTGAAGTTCCGCAACGAGCTCACCAACCAAAGTGGCGAAACGGTTGCGGTCTCGGAAGGCTCGATCATGTTCCGCCGCCGTGACAGAGGCATGCGACCATGA
- a CDS encoding MaoC family dehydratase: MITLEQLYAAGRRVVIGNLTFAAEDVVQFARDFDPQPFHLDEEQARHSLFGGLCASGWHTSAGWMKCFVRFWEDEARRLAAEGLCAPRLGPSPGFRDLKWLKPVYAGDTVTYAVTLLEARALASRPGWKINTLLCEGENQHGEAVIRFESKVIEFT, translated from the coding sequence ATGATAACGCTGGAGCAGCTTTACGCCGCCGGCCGCAGGGTGGTAATCGGCAACCTGACGTTTGCGGCAGAAGATGTCGTCCAATTCGCCCGTGACTTCGATCCGCAGCCGTTCCATCTGGACGAGGAGCAGGCCAGGCATTCGCTTTTCGGCGGCCTCTGCGCCTCCGGCTGGCACACCAGCGCCGGATGGATGAAGTGCTTCGTGCGGTTCTGGGAGGACGAGGCCCGGCGGCTTGCAGCCGAGGGACTCTGCGCGCCGAGGCTCGGCCCTTCGCCCGGCTTCCGCGATCTCAAATGGCTGAAGCCGGTCTATGCCGGCGATACGGTGACCTACGCAGTCACCCTGCTCGAGGCTCGTGCCCTTGCATCGCGCCCCGGCTGGAAGATCAACACACTCCTCTGCGAAGGCGAGAACCAACATGGCGAAGCCGTGATCCGCTTCGAAAGCAAGGTCATCGAATTTACGTGA
- a CDS encoding adenine phosphoribosyltransferase produces the protein MTVVQSELISAIRSIPDYPKPGIMFRDITTLLGNPKTFRRAIDELVHPYAGTKIDKIAGIEARGFILGGAIAHQLSAGFVPIRKKGKLPHETVRIAYSLEYGVDEMEMHKDAIVPGEKVILVDDLIATGGTAEGAAKLLLQMGAEIVAACFVIDLPELGGRRKLEALGVDVRTLVSFEGH, from the coding sequence ATGACCGTTGTTCAATCGGAACTGATTTCTGCCATTCGGAGCATTCCGGACTATCCGAAGCCCGGCATCATGTTCCGCGACATAACCACGTTGCTCGGCAATCCGAAGACGTTCCGTCGCGCGATCGACGAACTCGTTCACCCCTATGCCGGCACCAAGATCGACAAGATCGCCGGCATCGAGGCGCGCGGCTTCATTCTAGGCGGCGCGATCGCGCATCAGCTGTCCGCCGGCTTCGTGCCGATCCGCAAGAAGGGGAAGCTGCCGCACGAGACGGTCCGGATCGCCTATAGCCTCGAATACGGCGTCGACGAGATGGAGATGCACAAGGATGCAATCGTGCCGGGCGAAAAGGTAATCCTTGTCGACGACTTGATCGCCACCGGCGGAACCGCCGAAGGCGCCGCCAAGCTCTTGCTTCAGATGGGCGCGGAGATCGTTGCCGCCTGCTTCGTCATCGATCTGCCGGAACTCGGCGGGCGCAGGAAACTCGAGGCGCTGGGCGTCGACGTCCGTACGCTGGTCTCCTTCGAAGGGCACTGA
- a CDS encoding DUF1059 domain-containing protein translates to MRLFECGTLVPGCDWHTRADNDAEIVRRVVEHMRETHGETVIRENMVDNIKARIVDEPQAA, encoded by the coding sequence ATGCGCTTATTCGAATGCGGTACGCTCGTCCCCGGTTGCGATTGGCACACCCGCGCGGACAATGATGCGGAGATCGTACGCCGGGTCGTCGAGCATATGCGCGAAACCCATGGAGAAACGGTCATCCGCGAAAACATGGTCGACAACATCAAGGCGCGCATCGTCGACGAGCCACAGGCTGCGTGA
- a CDS encoding CCA tRNA nucleotidyltransferase: MTSIAAEPWFQAPALRRVFALLNVDGGEARVVGGAVRNALLGLPGGDVDLATTWHPEDVAERAKTAGIKVVATGIDHGTVTLVVDGVPYEVTTLREDLATDGRRAEVAFGSGWKEDAVRRDFTINALYANSEGEIFDYVGGLADIESRTLRFIGNAAERVAEDYLRILRFFRFFAHFGSGRPDAEGLRACAQARAKLATLSAERVWTEMKKLLSAADPGRALLWMRQAGVLGEVLPETEKWGIDAIPALITAEKTFSWAPDPLLRLAAMIPPDSERIAAMASRLRLSKAEAAYLVRFAEAPEIAAALPDAALDRALYRHDAEGTIARLKLSLASARRKAETDPAFLAETAAFQRLLARAEKWRRPAFPLTGADVLKAGVAPGPQVGTLLSQLENFWIERNFSVDRATLVARLESLVQAR; encoded by the coding sequence ATGACCTCCATTGCCGCTGAGCCCTGGTTTCAGGCACCGGCGCTGCGCCGGGTCTTCGCGCTCTTGAACGTTGACGGCGGAGAAGCACGGGTCGTGGGGGGCGCGGTGCGGAACGCCCTTCTTGGCCTGCCAGGTGGCGATGTCGATCTCGCGACCACCTGGCACCCAGAAGACGTTGCGGAGCGGGCGAAGACCGCCGGCATCAAGGTGGTCGCAACGGGGATCGACCACGGCACCGTCACGCTCGTCGTCGACGGCGTGCCCTACGAGGTGACGACTTTGCGCGAGGACCTTGCGACCGACGGCCGGCGCGCCGAAGTCGCCTTCGGATCGGGATGGAAAGAGGATGCGGTGCGCCGCGACTTCACCATCAACGCACTCTATGCAAACAGCGAAGGTGAGATCTTCGACTATGTCGGTGGCCTAGCCGATATTGAAAGCCGGACGCTGCGTTTCATCGGTAATGCCGCCGAACGTGTCGCCGAAGATTATCTGCGCATCTTGCGGTTCTTCCGGTTCTTCGCCCACTTTGGCAGCGGCCGGCCCGACGCGGAGGGCCTCAGGGCCTGCGCGCAGGCCCGCGCGAAGCTTGCGACGCTTTCCGCCGAACGGGTCTGGACCGAGATGAAGAAGCTGCTGTCAGCCGCGGATCCCGGCCGCGCGCTTCTCTGGATGCGCCAGGCGGGCGTGCTCGGCGAGGTTCTGCCGGAGACCGAAAAATGGGGCATCGACGCTATCCCGGCCCTGATTACCGCGGAAAAGACCTTCTCCTGGGCGCCTGATCCGCTTTTGAGGCTTGCCGCGATGATTCCACCCGATTCCGAACGGATTGCGGCAATGGCGTCGCGCCTGCGTCTCTCAAAGGCGGAAGCGGCCTATCTCGTCCGGTTCGCCGAGGCGCCGGAGATCGCCGCCGCCCTGCCGGATGCGGCCCTTGATCGCGCGCTTTACCGCCACGACGCCGAGGGGACGATCGCGCGCCTGAAGCTTTCACTTGCCTCCGCCCGCCGCAAGGCCGAGACCGATCCGGCCTTTCTGGCCGAGACGGCCGCGTTTCAGCGGCTGCTGGCACGTGCGGAAAAATGGCGGAGACCGGCCTTTCCACTGACTGGAGCCGACGTCCTGAAGGCCGGCGTGGCGCCGGGGCCGCAGGTCGGAACGCTTCTTTCGCAACTCGAGAATTTCTGGATCGAGCGCAATTTCAGCGTCGACCGGGCAACGCTCGTCGCCCGGCTCGAGTCCCTGGTGCAGGCGCGCTAA
- a CDS encoding CoA pyrophosphatase, with amino-acid sequence MSRPLFSAEEFRRRARKQTGGPVETSWRDHGDFLLNPGIVPYLETLNLKDAAVLVPVVDDGEDASVIFTQRTSTLRKHSGQVAFPGGAVDPEDPSVEMAAVREAEEEIGLDPRFVDPVGRLPHYMALSGFRITPVLAVVQPGFELVLNPVEVESVFQVPLSFLMDPKNHGRGSRHWDGAERHFYRMPYGERNIWGITAGIVRMLYERLYA; translated from the coding sequence ATGAGTCGTCCGCTCTTTTCCGCCGAGGAGTTTCGTCGCCGCGCGCGAAAGCAGACGGGTGGTCCGGTTGAGACTTCCTGGCGCGATCATGGGGATTTCCTGCTCAATCCCGGCATCGTGCCTTACCTCGAGACCTTGAATCTGAAAGACGCGGCCGTCCTTGTACCGGTCGTCGACGACGGGGAGGATGCCAGCGTGATCTTTACCCAACGGACCTCGACGCTGCGCAAGCATTCCGGGCAGGTCGCCTTTCCCGGCGGCGCCGTCGATCCTGAGGATCCGTCTGTCGAGATGGCGGCGGTGCGCGAGGCCGAAGAGGAGATCGGGCTCGATCCGCGCTTCGTCGATCCCGTCGGCCGTCTGCCGCATTACATGGCGCTTTCCGGCTTCCGTATCACGCCGGTTCTCGCCGTGGTGCAGCCGGGATTCGAGCTCGTCCTCAATCCGGTGGAAGTCGAAAGCGTGTTCCAGGTGCCGCTCTCGTTTCTAATGGACCCGAAGAACCATGGGCGGGGAAGTCGCCATTGGGATGGTGCCGAGCGGCATTTCTACCGCATGCCCTATGGTGAACGAAACATCTGGGGCATCACCGCAGGCATTGTCCGCATGCTCTATGAAAGGCTTTACGCATGA
- a CDS encoding DUF1285 domain-containing protein yields MAEPKIQQTSDAAGLAALIARAAGQTGGEAKGLPPVERWNPPFCGDIDMEIRGDGTWFYMGTPIGRQPLVRLFSTVLRKDEDGRTYLVTPVEKVGIRVADAPFLAVEMSVTARNGASVLTFRTNVGDVVEAGPDHPLRFVIHGENSELKPYLHVRGRLEALVSRPVMYDLVELGEKAQIGGTEMFCVRSGGAVFPIMPAAELEALSR; encoded by the coding sequence ATGGCAGAGCCGAAGATTCAGCAGACGAGTGACGCGGCGGGCCTTGCCGCACTGATCGCTCGCGCTGCCGGTCAGACCGGCGGAGAAGCGAAGGGACTGCCTCCGGTGGAACGTTGGAACCCGCCCTTTTGCGGCGACATCGACATGGAAATCCGCGGCGACGGAACCTGGTTCTACATGGGAACGCCGATCGGCCGCCAGCCGCTCGTCCGACTGTTTTCGACCGTGCTGCGCAAGGACGAGGACGGCAGGACCTATCTCGTCACGCCGGTGGAAAAGGTTGGCATCCGTGTTGCCGATGCCCCATTCCTAGCGGTTGAGATGAGTGTGACCGCACGGAATGGAGCAAGCGTGCTGACCTTCCGCACCAATGTCGGCGATGTGGTCGAGGCAGGTCCGGACCATCCGCTGCGCTTCGTCATCCATGGTGAGAATAGCGAGCTGAAACCTTATCTGCATGTGCGCGGCCGTTTGGAGGCGCTCGTTTCCCGGCCGGTCATGTACGATCTTGTAGAGCTCGGAGAGAAGGCTCAGATCGGCGGGACCGAGATGTTCTGCGTGCGGTCGGGCGGGGCCGTCTTCCCGATCATGCCGGCGGCGGAACTGGAAGCACTGTCCCGATGA